From a region of the Rathayibacter sp. VKM Ac-2804 genome:
- a CDS encoding alternate-type signal peptide domain-containing protein — protein sequence MKKTTKGAIAAGAAVVLLLGGAGTLAFWSDSAPIDAGEIEAGNLTLAVAPGVWSDATPGTTTGAEFDPAIDRIVPGDVIRYTTTATVAGIGKNLEATFTAVLPDAAGDLAEYVDTALTVNGLSDEGASIDVDFETGGTQTFPVVVTFTFDPATANLDGQNETLDLAEFQLLLEQTPNGVTP from the coding sequence ATGAAGAAGACGACCAAGGGCGCCATCGCGGCCGGCGCGGCTGTTGTACTGCTGCTCGGCGGCGCGGGCACGCTCGCGTTCTGGAGCGACTCGGCGCCGATCGACGCCGGCGAGATCGAAGCCGGCAACCTGACCCTCGCCGTGGCTCCGGGCGTCTGGAGCGACGCGACTCCGGGCACCACGACGGGCGCGGAGTTCGACCCCGCCATCGACCGCATCGTGCCGGGCGACGTGATCCGCTACACCACCACCGCGACCGTCGCGGGCATCGGCAAGAACCTCGAAGCGACGTTCACGGCCGTACTGCCCGACGCTGCAGGCGACCTCGCCGAGTACGTCGACACCGCGCTCACCGTCAACGGTCTGAGCGACGAGGGCGCGTCGATCGACGTCGACTTCGAGACCGGTGGCACTCAGACCTTCCCCGTGGTCGTCACCTTCACCTTCGATCCCGCCACGGCGAACCTCGACGGTCAGAACGAGACCCTCGACCTGGCCGAGTTCCAGCTCCTGCTCGAGCAGACCCCCAACGGCGTCACGCCGTAG
- a CDS encoding SipW-dependent-type signal peptide-containing protein, whose product MPSRLSAVALGAAAVLTLALAGIGTAAYWSDAETVPGTTLRSGSLDLLAGTAAAQVQDHVFTALDARNAGPGSVAQAPLTLRNAGTEDLRYRLDSTVVTPTAAASAFTTAATLVSSAASCPATGTSAGLALVTTAPLGSATSAYRNLQKGSSEVWCIRVTLSPSAPQASLQSTSTTIVFRFRAEQL is encoded by the coding sequence ATGCCCTCTCGGCTCTCCGCCGTCGCCCTCGGTGCAGCGGCCGTGCTCACCCTCGCTCTCGCGGGGATCGGCACGGCCGCCTACTGGAGCGACGCGGAGACCGTGCCGGGCACCACGCTCCGCTCCGGCAGCCTCGATCTGCTGGCGGGGACGGCGGCCGCGCAGGTGCAGGACCACGTCTTCACCGCCCTCGATGCGAGGAACGCGGGGCCGGGCAGCGTCGCCCAGGCACCGCTCACCCTCCGCAACGCCGGCACCGAGGACCTGCGCTACCGGCTGGACAGCACCGTCGTGACGCCGACGGCCGCGGCCTCGGCGTTCACCACCGCCGCGACCCTCGTGTCGTCGGCGGCCTCGTGCCCGGCGACCGGCACCTCCGCCGGTCTCGCGCTCGTGACCACCGCGCCGCTCGGCTCAGCGACCTCGGCGTACCGGAACCTGCAGAAGGGGAGCAGCGAGGTGTGGTGCATCCGCGTGACCCTGTCGCCCTCCGCCCCGCAGGCCTCCCTGCAGAGCACCAGCACCACCATCGTGTTCCGCTTCCGGGCGGAGCAGCTGTGA
- a CDS encoding signal peptidase I, with the protein MSAPASVEADAGAGRHAAVRSKAPRLKEDGALVWVGRVLSWLALFVTVGVLLATVVVPRVTGATAYTVLTGSMRPGLPPGELVVMRPVPADSIGVGTVITYQLASGEGAVVTHRVIATAENARGERTFVTQGDANNVADQEPVREVQVRGVLWYHLPWLGYLNSALTGPQRGIATIVAVSLLGGYALVMFGGALLDRRRKSRRVS; encoded by the coding sequence GTGAGCGCCCCCGCGAGCGTCGAGGCGGACGCCGGAGCGGGGCGGCACGCCGCCGTGCGCTCGAAGGCTCCGCGGCTCAAGGAGGACGGTGCCCTGGTCTGGGTGGGCCGGGTGCTCTCCTGGCTGGCGCTGTTCGTGACCGTGGGCGTGCTGCTGGCGACGGTGGTGGTGCCCCGCGTGACCGGGGCGACCGCCTACACCGTGCTCACCGGCTCGATGCGGCCGGGGCTGCCGCCCGGCGAGCTCGTGGTGATGCGGCCCGTCCCCGCCGACTCGATCGGCGTCGGCACGGTGATCACCTATCAGCTCGCCTCGGGCGAGGGCGCCGTGGTGACGCACCGCGTGATCGCCACGGCCGAGAACGCGCGGGGCGAGCGCACCTTCGTCACGCAGGGTGACGCGAACAATGTGGCCGACCAGGAGCCGGTGCGCGAGGTGCAGGTCCGCGGCGTGCTCTGGTACCACCTGCCGTGGCTCGGCTACCTGAACAGCGCGCTCACCGGTCCGCAGCGCGGCATCGCGACGATCGTCGCCGTGAGCCTCCTCGGCGGCTACGCCCTCGTGATGTTCGGCGGAGCCCTGCTCGACCGCCGCCGGAAGTCCAGGAGGGTGTCGTGA
- a CDS encoding TasA family protein — translation MSRPELPPSTSASPRSRHAAERRPKRFRSRSVRVRALLSVGILLGGGGVATLAAWSDNATATTTFSTGNIDLKLNSADTITIPNLTNLRPGSTQAVAIAVSNTGTLPVTYTVVGAGTGTLGPALTAAVYTGGTPTNPAGGTTSSCSGTAITTTGASAPSVVGTLVGTGRPLAGTTGTPQVIASETLCVLFTLPTTAATTLQSQSTNITLTFTATTT, via the coding sequence ATGTCCCGTCCTGAACTCCCGCCGAGCACCTCGGCCTCGCCGCGCTCCCGCCACGCCGCGGAACGCCGCCCGAAGCGCTTCCGTTCGCGCAGCGTCCGCGTGCGCGCCCTGCTCTCCGTCGGCATCCTGCTCGGCGGCGGCGGCGTCGCCACCCTCGCGGCCTGGTCGGACAACGCGACGGCCACCACCACGTTCAGCACCGGGAACATCGACCTCAAGCTCAACAGCGCCGATACCATCACCATCCCGAATCTCACCAACCTGCGCCCCGGCAGCACGCAGGCGGTGGCGATCGCGGTGAGCAACACCGGCACGCTCCCCGTCACGTACACCGTCGTCGGCGCCGGCACCGGGACGCTCGGTCCCGCGCTCACCGCCGCCGTCTACACCGGCGGCACGCCCACGAACCCCGCCGGCGGCACCACCTCCTCCTGCAGCGGCACCGCGATCACCACCACGGGCGCGTCAGCACCCTCGGTGGTGGGCACCCTCGTCGGCACGGGCCGCCCCCTGGCCGGCACCACCGGCACCCCGCAGGTCATCGCGTCGGAGACGCTCTGCGTGCTCTTCACGCTGCCCACCACCGCGGCGACCACCCTGCAGTCGCAGTCGACGAACATCACCCTCACCTTCACCGCGACCACCACCTGA
- a CDS encoding M18 family aminopeptidase, whose product MTSRADHLADFAEFLTASPSSFHAAAETARRLAASGFIPVDESAAWPTAPGRYYVLRDGAVIAWHVPAGASAVTPFRILGAHTDSPGFKLKPRPTVESKGWLQAGVEVYGGPLLNSWLDRELELAGRIVTRDGAEVLVRTGPFLRIPQLAIHLDREANDGLKLDRQKHTVPVYGLGDADGNDLLGILAAKAGLDTAADIAGYDLITADTQPPARFGLDDALFAAGRMDDLSSVHAGLVALLAASADDSAAPHISMLAAFDHEELGSASRSGASGPFLEDVLTRIGAALGAGVDERARAMAGSWCLSADAGHSVHPNYPEKHDPVNQPVAGKGPLLKINASQRYATDARGAALWAGVCARAGVDFQEFVSNNTVPCGSTIGPLTATRLGISTVDVGVPLLSMHSARELAHVDDLVALTRAIEAFFSAVD is encoded by the coding sequence ATGACCTCCCGCGCCGACCACCTCGCCGACTTCGCCGAGTTCCTCACCGCCTCGCCGTCCTCCTTCCACGCCGCGGCCGAGACCGCCCGGCGGCTCGCAGCGTCGGGATTCATCCCGGTCGACGAGAGCGCCGCGTGGCCGACCGCCCCCGGGCGCTACTACGTGCTGCGCGACGGGGCGGTCATCGCCTGGCACGTGCCGGCCGGCGCCTCCGCGGTGACGCCGTTCCGGATCCTCGGCGCGCACACCGACTCCCCCGGCTTCAAGCTCAAGCCCCGGCCGACCGTGGAGTCGAAGGGCTGGCTGCAGGCCGGCGTCGAGGTCTACGGCGGACCGCTGCTCAACTCCTGGCTCGACCGCGAGCTCGAGCTGGCCGGCCGGATCGTCACCCGCGACGGCGCCGAGGTGCTCGTGCGCACCGGTCCGTTCCTGCGGATCCCGCAGCTCGCGATCCACCTCGACCGCGAGGCGAACGACGGCCTGAAGCTCGACCGGCAGAAGCACACCGTCCCCGTCTACGGCCTGGGCGACGCGGACGGGAACGACCTGCTCGGGATCCTCGCCGCGAAGGCCGGGCTCGACACCGCCGCCGACATCGCCGGCTACGACCTCATCACCGCGGACACCCAGCCGCCCGCGCGCTTCGGCCTCGACGACGCGCTCTTCGCGGCCGGGCGGATGGACGACCTCAGCTCGGTGCACGCGGGACTCGTCGCGCTGCTCGCGGCGAGCGCCGACGACAGCGCGGCGCCGCACATCAGCATGCTCGCCGCCTTCGACCACGAGGAGCTGGGCTCCGCCAGCCGCTCCGGAGCGAGCGGCCCGTTCCTCGAGGACGTGCTCACCCGCATCGGCGCGGCGCTCGGCGCGGGTGTCGACGAGCGCGCCCGGGCGATGGCGGGCTCCTGGTGCCTCTCCGCCGACGCGGGCCACTCCGTGCACCCGAACTACCCGGAGAAGCACGACCCGGTGAACCAGCCCGTCGCCGGCAAGGGGCCGCTGCTCAAGATCAACGCCTCGCAGCGCTACGCGACCGACGCCCGCGGCGCGGCGCTCTGGGCGGGAGTGTGCGCGCGGGCGGGCGTGGACTTCCAGGAGTTCGTGTCGAACAACACGGTGCCCTGCGGCTCCACGATCGGACCGCTCACCGCGACCCGGCTCGGGATCTCGACCGTCGACGTCGGCGTACCGCTGCTGTCGATGCACTCCGCGCGGGAGCTGGCGCACGTCGACGACCTCGTCGCCCTCACCCGCGCGATCGAGGCGTTCTTCTCCGCTGTCGACTGA
- a CDS encoding Rieske 2Fe-2S domain-containing protein, which yields MREVKLVRLVSRLENVAALDPLVDRVKKVVDAVIRPQPVRDVLHGVPIGHPVHPLLVLVPTGAWVSAAVLDLLPGNERAARTLIALGVVSVLPTAAAGYTDWSELHEQQKRVGLVHAAANVAGTVLYTASFVQRVRGRRASGKALGMLGLAVVSGGGYLGGHLSYRQAAGANHTEDVPHRFPTGWQTLGPLAELPESTPVKKTVAETPLLAVRRGDRVDVLSNVCSHLSGPLDEGELRGTGADACISCPWHASAFSLETGEVVRGPATSPQPRFETRVTDGLVEVLLPHAG from the coding sequence ATGCGCGAAGTGAAGCTCGTCCGTCTCGTCAGCCGTCTCGAGAACGTGGCCGCCCTCGATCCGCTCGTCGACCGCGTCAAGAAGGTGGTCGACGCGGTCATCCGCCCGCAGCCCGTGCGCGACGTGCTGCACGGCGTCCCGATCGGGCACCCGGTGCATCCGCTGCTCGTGCTCGTGCCCACCGGCGCGTGGGTGTCGGCGGCGGTCCTGGACCTGCTGCCCGGCAACGAGCGCGCCGCTCGCACCCTGATCGCCCTGGGCGTGGTCAGCGTGCTGCCCACCGCCGCCGCGGGCTACACCGACTGGTCCGAGCTGCACGAGCAGCAGAAGCGGGTCGGGCTCGTCCACGCGGCGGCCAACGTGGCCGGAACCGTCCTCTACACCGCGTCCTTCGTCCAGCGCGTGCGCGGACGGCGGGCGAGCGGGAAGGCGCTCGGCATGCTCGGCCTCGCCGTCGTCTCCGGCGGCGGCTACCTCGGCGGCCACCTCAGCTACCGGCAGGCGGCGGGCGCGAATCACACGGAGGACGTCCCGCACCGCTTCCCCACCGGCTGGCAGACCCTCGGACCGCTCGCCGAGCTGCCCGAGAGCACCCCCGTGAAGAAGACCGTCGCCGAGACCCCGCTGCTCGCCGTCCGCCGCGGCGACCGCGTCGACGTGCTGTCGAACGTCTGCAGCCACCTCTCCGGCCCCCTCGACGAGGGCGAGCTGCGCGGCACCGGCGCCGACGCCTGCATCAGCTGCCCCTGGCACGCGAGCGCCTTCTCGCTCGAGACCGGCGAGGTTGTCCGCGGCCCGGCCACCTCGCCGCAGCCGCGCTTCGAGACGCGCGTCACCGACGGCCTGGTGGAGGTGCTGCTCCCGCACGCGGGCTGA
- a CDS encoding tetratricopeptide repeat protein, translated as MDSNDELFLLGRDLEERPRAACVPEHYWEEAVWRDPGDVRCLVALARTLTDAARFDEAERRLRSAIARLTSRGARPADSEAHYRLGVLLARQGRADEADEALGTAWRTAAWRNPAGVALAQLHAAGDRPAEAERVLREVLATDAQHARATALLVTVLRRTGREEESTALLRGLLDRDPLDPWARDLAGRPLPDDAAVLVAVALEYRAAGLRDDALRLLTLSVEAEERLPPGQARIGVPAQYHAALLHECEGRTEQARAARREARLSPLEGRRAIRLEDVEALEAAGADDTTARFLLGDWYDGKGRIEDAFAARWFVAAHDARARVRVLALRDLGVASCAAYGDPEAALAYFEHARSIAPGDAQLLAEYDRLRAHLGHEGRLALLEENEAVVLERDDLTLEYAALLVEAGRAGCAQRLLLGRRFEPRGGGEGRDLEGWVREGRDLEGRVREGRVLEVWDATMLALADASSPTDALTFLCAALAPPACLGEARPPHASTADLLFRRGDARSRLGDDAGARDDWDAAAGLTGDAVTAPRFDAQTVSSIRALQRLGRAAEAARLTAAFAQWIEEEHRIPASDDWSRADPLFPRDPQTDKDAQLAHYRAQLAALAEDELRVDR; from the coding sequence GTGGATTCGAACGACGAGCTGTTCCTCCTCGGCCGCGACCTCGAGGAGCGCCCCCGTGCCGCCTGCGTGCCGGAGCACTACTGGGAGGAGGCCGTCTGGCGGGATCCGGGCGACGTCCGCTGTCTCGTCGCGCTCGCGCGGACGCTGACCGACGCCGCTCGCTTCGACGAGGCGGAGCGCCGTCTCCGCTCCGCGATCGCGCGGCTGACCTCCCGCGGCGCGCGACCGGCCGACTCCGAGGCGCACTACCGGCTGGGAGTGCTCCTCGCGCGGCAGGGGCGGGCGGACGAGGCCGACGAGGCCCTCGGCACAGCGTGGAGGACGGCGGCCTGGCGGAACCCGGCCGGCGTCGCGCTCGCGCAGCTGCACGCCGCGGGGGATCGCCCGGCGGAGGCCGAGCGGGTGCTGCGCGAGGTGCTCGCGACCGACGCGCAGCACGCGCGGGCGACGGCCCTGCTCGTCACCGTGCTCCGGCGGACCGGGCGGGAGGAGGAGTCGACGGCGCTGCTGCGGGGACTGCTCGACCGGGACCCGCTCGACCCGTGGGCCCGCGACCTCGCCGGCCGGCCGCTCCCCGACGACGCCGCCGTGCTGGTCGCGGTGGCGCTCGAGTACCGGGCGGCGGGGCTGCGGGACGACGCGCTGCGGCTGCTCACCCTCTCGGTCGAGGCGGAGGAGCGCCTCCCGCCCGGGCAGGCGCGGATCGGGGTGCCGGCGCAATACCACGCCGCGCTCCTGCACGAGTGCGAGGGCCGGACGGAGCAGGCGCGGGCCGCGCGGCGGGAGGCCCGGCTCTCTCCGCTCGAGGGCCGCCGAGCGATCCGCCTCGAGGACGTCGAGGCGCTCGAGGCGGCCGGCGCCGACGACACCACCGCCCGCTTCCTCCTCGGCGACTGGTACGACGGGAAGGGCCGGATCGAGGACGCCTTCGCCGCCCGGTGGTTCGTCGCGGCCCACGATGCGAGGGCCCGCGTGCGGGTGCTCGCCCTGCGCGACCTCGGGGTCGCGTCCTGCGCCGCGTACGGCGATCCGGAGGCGGCGCTCGCCTACTTCGAGCACGCGCGGTCGATCGCGCCCGGCGACGCGCAGCTCCTCGCCGAGTACGACCGGCTCCGCGCGCACCTCGGGCACGAGGGGAGGCTCGCCCTGCTCGAGGAGAACGAGGCCGTCGTCCTCGAGCGCGACGACCTGACCCTCGAGTACGCGGCGCTGCTCGTCGAGGCGGGCCGGGCCGGGTGCGCCCAGCGGCTGCTGCTGGGGCGCCGGTTCGAGCCGCGCGGAGGCGGCGAGGGTCGCGACCTGGAGGGCTGGGTTCGCGAGGGTCGCGACCTCGAGGGCCGGGTTCGGGAGGGCCGCGTCCTCGAGGTCTGGGACGCGACGATGCTCGCGCTCGCCGACGCCTCGTCGCCGACCGACGCGCTCACATTCCTCTGCGCCGCTCTCGCGCCGCCCGCGTGCCTCGGCGAGGCCCGCCCTCCGCACGCGTCCACGGCGGATCTCCTGTTCCGCCGCGGCGACGCGCGCTCGCGGCTCGGCGACGACGCCGGCGCCCGCGACGACTGGGACGCGGCCGCGGGCCTGACCGGCGACGCGGTGACGGCTCCGCGCTTCGACGCGCAGACGGTCTCCTCGATCCGGGCGCTGCAGCGCCTCGGCCGCGCGGCGGAGGCGGCCCGGCTGACGGCCGCCTTCGCGCAGTGGATCGAGGAGGAGCACCGGATCCCCGCGTCCGACGACTGGTCCCGCGCCGACCCGCTCTTCCCGCGCGACCCGCAGACCGACAAGGACGCGCAGCTGGCGCACTACCGCGCGCAACTCGCGGCGCTCGCCGAGGACGAGCTCCGAGTTGACCGCTGA
- a CDS encoding helix-turn-helix domain-containing protein translates to MTIGAGFPGETMHVLPRPRVREALTQPGTAHLLVTDCGHFPEARSHGRVRSRPIADAVVLVCTRGSGWCTTAAGAFTVTAGQVVLLPPGEPHAYGADDEDPWTLWWLHLTGSDLPEFLRAARATADAPVRTLSDVYAAVALISAVITHLERDATTNSLLAASGAAWHLMAVLASDRPPGDARSTALERAAQFLRDHLTESIEVAELASMARLSPSHFAALFRRRFGMPVLRYRTELRMARARELLDMTERPIAEVAAAAGYDDSFYFARQFKRIHGLTPHAYRTRN, encoded by the coding sequence ATGACCATCGGCGCAGGGTTCCCGGGAGAGACCATGCACGTGCTCCCCCGCCCCCGCGTGCGGGAGGCGCTGACGCAGCCGGGGACGGCGCACCTCCTCGTCACCGACTGCGGCCACTTCCCCGAGGCGCGCTCGCACGGGCGGGTGCGGAGCCGGCCCATCGCCGACGCCGTCGTCCTGGTCTGCACCCGGGGCTCGGGCTGGTGCACCACGGCGGCCGGCGCCTTCACCGTGACCGCCGGGCAGGTCGTCCTCCTGCCGCCCGGCGAGCCGCACGCCTACGGAGCCGACGACGAGGACCCGTGGACGCTCTGGTGGCTGCACCTCACCGGCAGCGATCTGCCCGAGTTCCTGCGGGCGGCGCGCGCGACGGCCGACGCTCCGGTCCGGACCCTGTCCGACGTGTACGCCGCAGTCGCGCTGATCTCGGCGGTGATCACGCACCTCGAGCGCGATGCGACGACCAACAGCCTGCTCGCCGCATCGGGGGCCGCCTGGCATCTGATGGCGGTCCTCGCCTCGGACCGCCCGCCGGGCGACGCGCGCAGCACCGCACTGGAGCGCGCCGCCCAGTTCCTCCGCGATCACCTCACCGAGAGCATCGAGGTCGCGGAGCTCGCGTCGATGGCGCGTCTGAGCCCGTCGCACTTCGCGGCGCTCTTCCGCCGCCGGTTCGGGATGCCGGTGCTGCGCTACCGGACCGAGCTGCGGATGGCGCGGGCGCGGGAGCTGCTCGACATGACGGAGCGGCCGATCGCCGAGGTCGCCGCGGCCGCCGGCTACGACGACTCCTTCTACTTCGCGCGGCAGTTCAAGCGGATCCACGGACTGACGCCGCACGCGTACCGGACGCGGAACTGA
- a CDS encoding LacI family DNA-binding transcriptional regulator: MATMQDVARRAGVSIATVSFVVNATKPVSPETAARVREAMRELGYRPHALARALARRRSMMIAIVYPLVPSRPLNTATTFLAGAAEAAAENGYSIVLWPTIGGSEKLADLRADGLLDGVVLMQVTSEDERVAVLRDSGTPFALLGRTRDPSALDWVDIDFEGMVEEALERLAAQGHRRIALVLGPEGGADFGPYARTREAFEGAAAAQGLSTVLLHCEETPAGGRALARSLDPEAATAVLVINGGAAVGFAHELRHRGVRVPEDLSIVLLASDPDVADLADPALDVLVAPGHALGRRGVEALLARLADPAAPLLQERIGGPWRPGGSVAGPRG; encoded by the coding sequence ATGGCGACCATGCAGGACGTCGCGCGCCGCGCGGGCGTGTCGATCGCGACCGTCTCCTTCGTCGTCAACGCCACCAAGCCGGTCTCGCCCGAGACCGCCGCCCGGGTCCGCGAGGCGATGCGCGAGCTCGGCTACCGCCCGCACGCCCTCGCCCGCGCGCTGGCCCGACGGCGCTCGATGATGATCGCGATCGTCTACCCGCTGGTGCCCTCGCGCCCGCTGAACACCGCGACGACCTTCCTCGCCGGCGCCGCCGAGGCCGCCGCCGAGAACGGCTACTCGATCGTGCTCTGGCCCACCATCGGCGGCTCGGAGAAGCTCGCCGATCTGCGCGCCGACGGGCTGCTCGACGGCGTCGTGCTGATGCAGGTGACCTCGGAGGACGAGCGGGTCGCGGTCCTGCGCGACTCCGGCACCCCGTTCGCCCTGCTCGGCCGCACCCGCGACCCCTCCGCGCTCGACTGGGTCGACATCGACTTCGAGGGCATGGTCGAGGAGGCGCTCGAGCGCCTGGCCGCGCAGGGGCACCGCCGTATCGCCCTCGTGCTCGGACCGGAGGGCGGCGCCGACTTCGGCCCCTATGCGCGCACGCGGGAGGCTTTCGAGGGCGCCGCCGCTGCGCAGGGCCTGTCCACGGTCCTGCTCCACTGCGAGGAGACGCCGGCCGGCGGGCGCGCGCTGGCCCGCTCGCTCGACCCGGAGGCGGCCACGGCGGTCCTGGTGATCAACGGCGGAGCGGCGGTCGGCTTCGCGCACGAGCTGCGCCACCGCGGCGTGCGGGTGCCGGAGGACCTCTCGATCGTGCTGCTCGCCTCCGATCCCGACGTGGCCGACCTCGCGGATCCGGCGCTCGACGTGCTGGTCGCCCCGGGCCACGCCCTCGGCCGCCGCGGGGTGGAGGCGCTGCTCGCCCGCCTCGCCGACCCCGCCGCGCCGCTGCTGCAGGAGCGCATCGGCGGCCCCTGGCGCCCGGGCGGCTCGGTCGCGGGGCCGCGGGGGTGA
- a CDS encoding ThuA domain-containing protein, translating to MTTPAAPLRVLVWGENRHEQIEEKVRAIYPDGMHTTIAAGITENLGERATVSTTTLDEPEHGLTEEVLAGTDVLVWWGHMAHDAVADEIVERVQRHVLSGMGLVVLHSGHWSKIFGKLMGTTCTLRWRSAEDREIVWTVDPTHPIAQGVPHPFTIPQQEMYGEFFDVPAPDELVFLSTFSGGEVFRSGMTWKRGHGRIFFFSPGDQDFPVYHHPDVRRVIANGVEWARSDRPERSLPVLQRYESGEFFAGEDYRGALVR from the coding sequence GTGACCACACCCGCAGCCCCCCTCCGTGTCCTCGTCTGGGGCGAGAACCGCCACGAGCAGATCGAGGAGAAGGTCCGCGCGATCTACCCCGACGGCATGCACACCACGATCGCCGCCGGCATCACCGAGAACCTCGGCGAGCGCGCGACCGTCTCGACCACCACGCTCGACGAGCCCGAGCACGGCCTCACCGAGGAGGTCCTCGCCGGCACCGACGTGCTGGTCTGGTGGGGCCACATGGCGCACGACGCCGTCGCCGACGAGATCGTCGAGCGGGTGCAGCGCCACGTCCTCTCCGGCATGGGGCTCGTCGTCCTGCACTCCGGCCACTGGTCGAAGATCTTCGGCAAGCTGATGGGCACCACCTGCACGCTGCGCTGGCGCTCGGCCGAGGACCGCGAGATCGTCTGGACCGTCGACCCGACCCACCCCATCGCCCAGGGCGTGCCGCATCCGTTCACGATCCCGCAGCAGGAGATGTACGGCGAGTTCTTCGACGTCCCCGCGCCCGACGAGCTGGTCTTCCTCTCCACCTTCTCCGGCGGCGAGGTGTTCCGCTCCGGGATGACCTGGAAGCGCGGCCACGGCCGGATCTTCTTCTTCTCGCCCGGCGACCAGGACTTCCCCGTCTACCACCACCCGGACGTCCGCCGCGTGATCGCGAACGGCGTCGAGTGGGCGCGCTCCGACCGGCCCGAGCGCTCGCTCCCGGTGCTGCAGCGCTACGAGTCCGGCGAGTTCTTCGCCGGCGAGGACTACCGGGGAGCGCTCGTCCGATGA
- a CDS encoding Gfo/Idh/MocA family oxidoreductase — MTVRLVQVGAGAMGRAWIRTIRDHPDAELVGLVDLDVELAERAAEEEGVAPIAVGSSVAEVAARSGADAVVNVTVPRAHLPVSSEALFAGLPVLSEKPIAPTIAESLILAATSEVAGRLLMTSQSRRYYPAIAAFREQVAGLGQLGTASVLFAKAPHFGGFREEMPHVLLVDMAIHAFDAARYVLDRDPIAVYCEEYNPGWSWYADGAAASAVFEFADGVRFSYTGSWCADGLETSWNGDWRVNGAGGTAHWDGDGAPSWQARESDEVRTATLEPGPQEIAGSLAEFVRVLGSGAVPSGEVHANVRSLAMVEAAVRSSETGARVRIDDVLEEGYAEALGLARDDRVRAALAGWGSAAAGLAAR, encoded by the coding sequence ATGACCGTCCGTCTCGTCCAGGTCGGAGCGGGCGCCATGGGGCGCGCGTGGATCCGCACCATCCGCGACCACCCCGACGCTGAGCTGGTCGGCCTCGTCGACCTCGACGTCGAGCTCGCCGAGCGGGCCGCCGAGGAGGAGGGGGTCGCCCCGATCGCGGTCGGCAGCTCCGTCGCCGAGGTCGCCGCGCGCTCCGGCGCCGACGCGGTCGTCAACGTGACCGTGCCGCGCGCGCACCTGCCGGTGAGCAGCGAGGCGCTCTTCGCCGGGCTGCCGGTGCTCTCGGAGAAGCCGATCGCGCCGACCATCGCCGAGTCGCTGATCCTCGCCGCGACGAGCGAGGTCGCCGGGCGGCTGCTGATGACGAGCCAGTCTCGGCGCTACTACCCCGCGATCGCCGCCTTCCGCGAGCAGGTCGCCGGGCTCGGGCAGCTGGGCACCGCGTCGGTCCTCTTCGCCAAGGCCCCGCACTTCGGCGGCTTCCGCGAGGAGATGCCGCACGTGCTGCTCGTCGACATGGCGATCCACGCGTTCGACGCGGCGCGCTACGTGCTCGACCGCGACCCGATCGCCGTCTACTGCGAGGAGTACAACCCGGGCTGGAGCTGGTACGCCGACGGCGCCGCGGCGAGCGCCGTCTTCGAGTTCGCCGACGGCGTCCGCTTCAGCTACACCGGCAGCTGGTGCGCCGACGGGCTCGAGACGTCCTGGAACGGCGACTGGCGCGTGAACGGCGCGGGCGGCACCGCGCACTGGGACGGCGACGGCGCCCCCTCCTGGCAGGCGCGCGAGTCGGACGAGGTGCGGACCGCGACGCTCGAGCCCGGCCCGCAGGAGATCGCGGGCTCGCTCGCCGAGTTCGTGCGCGTGCTCGGCTCCGGCGCCGTGCCCTCCGGCGAGGTGCACGCGAACGTGCGGAGCCTCGCGATGGTCGAGGCGGCGGTGCGCTCCTCCGAGACGGGCGCGCGCGTCCGGATCGACGACGTCCTGGAGGAGGGCTACGCCGAGGCGCTGGGCCTCGCGCGCGACGACCGCGTGCGCGCCGCCCTGGCCGGCTGGGGCTCGGCGGCGGCGGGCCTCGCGGCCCGCTGA